Proteins encoded by one window of Dendropsophus ebraccatus isolate aDenEbr1 chromosome 4, aDenEbr1.pat, whole genome shotgun sequence:
- the LOC138788228 gene encoding cytochrome P450 2J6-like, with amino-acid sequence MELSTVLLLGLLLLVLLWRKISRPKGFPPGPRPLPVLGNILQIDFSNPLKSMKKFSEEYGPVYSIYLGFTPAVVVRGFKNLKEVLVNKGHECADRPRNRLLEDISGTKGLVVAPYGQAWKEHRRFTLSTLRNFGLGKKSMEERICDESVHLIEELKKNKDTLFDPHLVIDNAVSNIICMIVFGRRYDYNDSTFRIILNIIHENMKMASGFWAQLYSAFGFVKHLPLPHRKIFSNVKIVFDFLERVLEEHRRTKEPGQPRDYIDCYLEEMEKGQGERNKSTFDNENLFICVADLFIAGTETTSASLEWCLLYMMMYPEIQEKCREEIDKIRGVREHLDYEDRIRMPYTQAVLQEVQRFASVVPLGVAHAPIKDMQLNGYTIPKGMMIIPDLSSLHYDERQWKYPHEFNPENFLNSEGDFMKVDGFIPFSAGPRVCLGENLARMEIFLFFTNMLIHFEFHWPDWKSPPDTKPVFGLSQVPKRFKMRLVPRQ; translated from the exons ATGGAGCTCAGCACAGTTCTTCTCCTGGGACTTTTATTACTGGTTTTACTTTGGAGGAAGATATCTCGACCTAAGGGTTTTCCTCCTGGACCTCGACCCCTACCTGTGTTGGGAAACATACTGCAGATAGATTTTTCAAATCCACTGAAATCAATGAAGAAA TTCTCTGAGGAATACGGTCCAGTTTACAGTATTTACTTAGGGTTCACACCAGCTGTAGTGGTCCGAGGATTTAAAAACCTTAAAGAAGTCTTGGTAAATAAAGGACATGAATGTGCAGACAGGCCTCGTAATAGGCTGCTGGAAGACATTTCTGGAACCAAAG GTCTGGTAGTAGCTCCTTATGGGCAAGCATGGAAGGAGCACAGGCGGTTCACTCTTTCTACACTTCGCAACTTTGGCCTGGGTAAAAAATCCATGGAAGAGAGGATCTGTGATGAGAGTGTACATCTAATTGAAGAACTTAAGAAAAATAAAG ATACATTATTTGATCCCCACCTTGTCATTGATAATGCAGTGTCAAATATAATTTGTATGATTGTATTTGGAAGGCGTTACGATTATAATGACTCAACATTCCGAATTATCCTTAACATTATACATGAAAATATGAAGATGGCATCTGGTTTTTGGGCTCAG CTGTACAGTGCATTCGGATTTGTCAAACACCTACCTTTGCCTCATCGGAAGATCTTCAGCAATGTGAAAATTGTATTTGATTTCCTTGAAAGGGTTTTAGAAGAGCACAGGAGAACAAAAGAGCCTGGACAACCTAGAGATTACATAGATTGCTATTTGGAGGAGATGGAAAAG ggACAAGGAGAAAGAAACAAGTCAACATTTGATAATGAGAATCTATTTATCTGTGTAGCTGATCTGTTTATTGCTGGTACAGAGACAACATCAGCCAGCCTTGAGTGGTGTCTGCTGTATATGATGATGTATCCAGAAATACAAG AGAAGTGTCGGGAAGAAATAGACAAAATTCGAGGAGTCAGGGAACATCTTGACTATGAGGACAGGATAAGGATGCCATACACACAAGCTGTGCTGCAAGAAGTCCAACGCTTTGCTTCCGTTGTGCCATTGGGAGTTGCCCATGCACCTATAAAAGACATGCAGTTGAATGGCTATACCATACCAAAG GGAATGATGATTATCCCAGACCTATCCTCATTACACTATGATGAGAGACAATGGAAGTATCCACATGAGTTTAATCCTGAAAACTTCCTGAATTCTGAAGGAGATTTTATGAAAGTAGATGGCTTTATACCCTTCTCTGCAG GACCCAGGGTTTGTCTTGGGGAGAACCTTGCCCGTATGGAGATCTTCCTCTTCTTCACTAATATGCTAATCCATTTTGAATTCCATTGGCCAGACTGGAAATCTCCTCCTGACACCAAGCCAGTGTTTGGACTTTCTCAGGTTCCTAAACGTTTTAAAATGAGACTGGTTCCCCGTCAATAA